From one Catharus ustulatus isolate bCatUst1 chromosome 1, bCatUst1.pri.v2, whole genome shotgun sequence genomic stretch:
- the PSMG2 gene encoding proteasome assembly chaperone 2 isoform X1 encodes MFVPCDRGGGSAAPDFKGFTLLMPAVSVGNVGQLAIDLVISTLDMTKVGYFYTDCLVPMVGNNPYATAEENSTELSINAEVYSLPSEKLVVLQIRSPFIKNKYRPFCETLLSWVKSSKCARVVLLSSSHAYQRDDEQLLGTPLRYLLTPDLEKAVGGRMKELNWKEMERVAAYPGISDTDKILHIPGGGITKLLFTESCSEGIQMAVLLKFCSEGDNIPDAFVLVNYLNEWLQLIKSESNNSTDSSSQWKIPSSWRLLFGNGLPPALF; translated from the exons ATGTTCGTTCCATGCGACCGCGGCGGGGGCTCCGCCGCCCCCGACTTTAAAGGCTTCACTCTGCTGATG CCAGCAGTGTCCGTGGGAAATGTTGGTCAGTTGGCAATAGATCTGGTGATTTCCACACTTGACATGACTAAAGTTGGTTACTTCTACACCGATTGCCTGGTGCCAATGGTTGGAAATAACCCTTATGcaacagcagaggaaaactCAACTGAGCTGAGTATAAATGCTGAAG TGTACTCCCTACCTTCGGAGAAACTTGTAGTTCTGCAGATCAGGTCACCTTTCATAAAG AACAAGTACAGGCCATTCTGTGAAACTCTGCTTTCTTGGGTGAAGAGCAGCAAATGTGCCAGGGTTGTCCTTCTGTCCAGCAGTCATGCGTACCAGCGTGATGATGAGCAGCTTCTGGG GACACCACTGCGCTACCTGCTCACGCCTGATCTGGAGAAAGCAGTTGGAGGCCGCATGAAGGAGCTAAactggaaagaaatggaaagagtAGCAGCTTACCCTGGAATAAGTGATACAGACAAAATTCTGCATATACCTGGAGGTGGCATCACAAAACTATTGTTTACTGAGAG CTGTTCAGAGGGAATCCAAATGGCAGTTCTTCTGAAATTTTGCTCAGAAGGAGACAATATCCCTGATGCATTTGTTCTTGTTAACTATCTTAATGAATGGCTCCAGCTGATTAAAAGTGAA AGCAACAATTCCACAGATTCCTCTTCACAGTGGAAGATACCGAGTTCTTGGCGCCTACTTTTTGGCAACGGTCTCCCACCTGCCCTCTTCTGA
- the PSMG2 gene encoding proteasome assembly chaperone 2 isoform X2: MTKVGYFYTDCLVPMVGNNPYATAEENSTELSINAEVYSLPSEKLVVLQIRSPFIKNKYRPFCETLLSWVKSSKCARVVLLSSSHAYQRDDEQLLGTPLRYLLTPDLEKAVGGRMKELNWKEMERVAAYPGISDTDKILHIPGGGITKLLFTESCSEGIQMAVLLKFCSEGDNIPDAFVLVNYLNEWLQLIKSESNNSTDSSSQWKIPSSWRLLFGNGLPPALF; this comes from the exons ATGACTAAAGTTGGTTACTTCTACACCGATTGCCTGGTGCCAATGGTTGGAAATAACCCTTATGcaacagcagaggaaaactCAACTGAGCTGAGTATAAATGCTGAAG TGTACTCCCTACCTTCGGAGAAACTTGTAGTTCTGCAGATCAGGTCACCTTTCATAAAG AACAAGTACAGGCCATTCTGTGAAACTCTGCTTTCTTGGGTGAAGAGCAGCAAATGTGCCAGGGTTGTCCTTCTGTCCAGCAGTCATGCGTACCAGCGTGATGATGAGCAGCTTCTGGG GACACCACTGCGCTACCTGCTCACGCCTGATCTGGAGAAAGCAGTTGGAGGCCGCATGAAGGAGCTAAactggaaagaaatggaaagagtAGCAGCTTACCCTGGAATAAGTGATACAGACAAAATTCTGCATATACCTGGAGGTGGCATCACAAAACTATTGTTTACTGAGAG CTGTTCAGAGGGAATCCAAATGGCAGTTCTTCTGAAATTTTGCTCAGAAGGAGACAATATCCCTGATGCATTTGTTCTTGTTAACTATCTTAATGAATGGCTCCAGCTGATTAAAAGTGAA AGCAACAATTCCACAGATTCCTCTTCACAGTGGAAGATACCGAGTTCTTGGCGCCTACTTTTTGGCAACGGTCTCCCACCTGCCCTCTTCTGA